The following proteins are encoded in a genomic region of Gossypium hirsutum isolate 1008001.06 chromosome D05, Gossypium_hirsutum_v2.1, whole genome shotgun sequence:
- the LOC107957915 gene encoding U-box domain-containing protein 4, whose amino-acid sequence METENPVNYKYMGRSFNDLSINDDSTAFSDCNSDRSGEFPSASSQNRRLLLACANSENSDDLIRQLVSDLDSCSIDEQKQAALELRLLAKNKPENRIKIAKAGAIRPLISLISSSDPYLQENGVTAILNLSLCDENKELIASSGAIKPLVRALRTGTSTAKENAACALLRLSQVEENKVAIGRSGAIPLLVNLLENGGFRGKKDASTALYSLCTVKENKIRAVEAGIMRPLVELMADFGSNMVDKSAFVMSVLVPVPEAKTALVEEGGIPVLVEIIEVGSQRQKEIAVAILLQICEDSVLFRTMVAREGAIPPLVALSQSGTNRAKQKAETLIELLRQPRSGNAAARHSDVSV is encoded by the exons ATGGAGACAGAGAATCCGGTGAATTACAAGTATATGGGGAGGAGCTTTAATGATTTGAGTATCAACGACGATTCTACAGCTTTCAGTGATTGTAACAGCGATAGATCGGGGGAGTTCCCATCGGCATCGTCTCAGAACCGGCGATTACTACTCGCCTGTGCTAATTCCGAGAATTCGGATGATTTGATACGGCAGCTCGTATCGGATCTCGATTCCTGTTCGATTGACGAGCAAAAGCAAGCGGCTTTGGAGCTTAGGCTTCTGGCGAAGAACAAGCCGGAGAATCGAATCAAGATCGCTAAAGCTGGCGCGATTAGGCCTCTGATTTCGTTAATTTCATCCTCTGATCCCTATCTTCAAGAAAACGGCGTGACAGCGATTTTGAATCTCTCTTTATGCGATGAGAACAAAGAACTTATAGCCTCCTCCGGAGCAATTAAGCCACTGGTTAGAGCTTTGAGAACAGGAACTTCAACGGCTAAAGAAAACGCAGCTTGTGCTTTGCTTCGGCTATCGCAGGTAGAAGAAAACAAGGTAGCGATCGGACGGTCAGGAGCTATTCCACTGTTAGTTAATCTTCTCGAAAACGGTGGATTTCGCGGGAAAAAGGACGCATCAACGGCGCTTTATTCTCTATGCACGGTTAAAGAGAACAAAATCAGGGCCGTTGAAGCGGGGATCATGAGACCACTAGTGGAATTAATGGCCGACTTCGGGTCAAACATGGTTGACAAGTCGGCTTTCGTTATGAGCGTGTTGGTACCCGTACCGGAAGCTAAAACGGCATTAGTCGAAGAAGGAGGGATTCCCGTTTTAGTGGAAATCATCGAAGTCGGATCGCAAAGGCAAAAGGAAATCGCCGTAGCAATCTTATTACAGATTTGCGAAGATAGTGTGCTGTTCCGTACTATGGTGGCCCGCGAAGGAGCCATTCCTCCCTTAGTCGCTTTGTCTCAGTCCGGCACCAATCGCGCCAAGCAAAAG GCGGAGACATTGATAGAGCTTCTACGGCAACCAAGATCCGGCAACGCCGCTGCCAGGCACTCAGATGTGTCAGTATAA